In Juglans microcarpa x Juglans regia isolate MS1-56 chromosome 8D, Jm3101_v1.0, whole genome shotgun sequence, the following are encoded in one genomic region:
- the LOC121243504 gene encoding uncharacterized protein LOC121243504 gives MVEALKVVAGSPLPPHQPPSRSYREVLQFRGSSWVSHHSDTSAGLRGVGLQRGVAIPVEDQMRRVEGRGVVGMHEESVLCALQEMKSQVDLLQDNIAWMIRCAKGLKGQGVGFGKFEGCGPSWPQELPKASGQLKMGQARTSGPQAGSVGQGGEADLKGKKAVNGLGWNRSPRRAWQEKGPKPRISGMLEVPESSTLGPSLGLGPAQTVAKACGASGGGPAVASDSSKVVAGENIDGADSGSAVDNSGVARGGLPLYGVSQSPSADPGSPLFLAQSQLKPWGEEDIALGYEGVSEELAHEDEGEGMLTLFDPCKYSSEGEEAVGVDPTLLSMVPPSISSDWVLKKVEELQSCMGISCVGYKEQFKALIIAIEAGEHGVGSRRDRELKRLMWSINYDGKEGNASHGRNKGRGGTVDK, from the exons ATGGTGGAGGCGCTGAAGGTGGTTGCAGGTTCTCCTCTACCTCCACACCAGCCTCCATCTCGGTCTTACAGGGAGGTGTTGCAGTTCAGAGGTAGTAGTTGGGTTAGCCATCACTCTGACACTTCAGCAGGCTTGAGAGGGGTAGGCCTGCAAAGGGGTGTTGCCATTCCTGTAGAAGATCAGATGCGGAGGGTAGAAGGCAGAGGTGTGGTCGGTATGCATGAGGAAAGTGTGTTGTGTGCCTTACAGGAAATGAAAAGTCAAGTTGATTTGTTACAAGATAATATAGCTTGGATGATACGGTGCGCAAAGGGGCTTAAAGGGCAGGGAGTGGGCTTCGGTAAGTTTGAGGGCTGTGGCCCAAGTTGGCCTCAGGAGCTACCTAAGGCTAGTGGGCAATTAAAAATGGGTCAGGCTCGGACTAGTGGGCCTCAGGCTGGGAGTGTGGGCCAGGGAGGAGAGGCTGACTTAAAGGGGAAGAAGGCTGTAAATGGGCTGGGCTGGAACAGAAGCCCACGTCGAGCTTGGCAGGAGAAAGGCCCGAAACCTAGGATTTCGGGTATGCTGGAG GTGCCCGAATCATCCACTTTAGGACCGAGTCTTGGGCTGGGTCCGGCACAGACAGTGGCGAAGGCCTGCGGCGCCTCAGGTGGTGGTCCAGCGGTGGCCTCAGATTCGTCGAAAGTGGTGGCGGGAGAAAATATAGATGGTGCTGATTCCGGTTCTGCAGTTGATAACTCTGGTGTTGCTCGGGGAGGGTTACCTCTTTATGGGGTGTCTCAGTCTCCTTCGGCAGACCCTGGGTCACCATTATTCTTGGCCCAGTCACAGCTAAAGCCATGGGGGGAAGAAGATATAGCTCTCGGTTATGAGGGAGTCAGTGAAGAGTTGGCTCACGAAGATGAGGGGGAAGGTATGCTGACTTTATTTGACCCATGCAAATATTCTTCAGAGGGGGAGGAGGCTGTAGGAGTGGATCCTACTCTGTTAAGTATGGTTCCTCCTAGTATTTCCTCAGActgggttttgaaaaaagtagaggaACTTCAGAGTTGTATGGGGATCTCGTGTGTGGGCTACAAAGAGCAGTTTAAGGCTTTGATTATAGCCATAGAGGCAGGTGAGCATGGTGTCGGGTCAAGAAGAGATAGGGAGCTAAAGAGGCTGATGTGGTCCATTAATTATGATGGCAAGGAGGGGAATGCGAGTCATGGAAGAAACAAGGGGAGGGGTGGTACAGTTGataaatga